One region of Thiorhodovibrio frisius genomic DNA includes:
- the rpoS gene encoding RNA polymerase sigma factor RpoS: protein MVARKIEDDMPDDLAADEDQDELLSAQDEMEDEDLLVEEQKKLNGGRGENGFTPGGGDFDATRLYLNEIGGSPLLSAEEEIHYSRLANQGDEEARRCMIVSNLRLVVKIARRYLNRGLPLLDLIEEGNLGLMRAVEKFDPERGFRFSTYATWWIRQTIERAIMNQTRTVRLPIHVVKEINIYLKAARALSQQLDHEPTDEEVAELLDRPISDVKRMLGLNERIASVDTPLGKDADKPLVDMLEDDSLDDLSDYIQDDDVHRKLERWLDKLNDKQREVVERRFGLHGYEHSTLERVAHELGVTRERVRQIQMDALRRLRQTLEREGFSSEAFFR from the coding sequence GTGGTCGCTAGAAAGATCGAGGACGATATGCCCGATGACCTGGCTGCGGACGAGGACCAGGACGAGCTGCTCAGTGCGCAGGATGAAATGGAGGACGAGGATTTGCTCGTCGAAGAACAAAAAAAGTTGAATGGGGGCAGAGGTGAAAACGGCTTCACCCCAGGAGGGGGCGATTTCGACGCAACCCGGCTGTACTTAAACGAAATTGGCGGCTCGCCCCTGCTAAGTGCCGAGGAAGAAATTCACTACTCGCGCCTGGCCAATCAGGGCGACGAGGAGGCCCGGCGTTGCATGATTGTGAGCAATCTGCGGCTGGTGGTGAAAATCGCCCGGCGTTACCTCAATCGTGGCCTGCCATTGCTCGATCTGATCGAGGAGGGCAACCTTGGCCTGATGCGCGCGGTCGAGAAGTTCGACCCCGAGCGCGGTTTCCGCTTCTCGACCTACGCCACCTGGTGGATTCGCCAGACCATTGAGCGCGCGATCATGAATCAAACCCGCACGGTGCGGCTGCCGATTCATGTGGTCAAGGAGATCAATATCTACCTCAAGGCCGCACGCGCCTTGTCGCAACAGCTTGATCATGAGCCAACCGACGAGGAGGTGGCCGAGTTGCTTGATCGGCCCATCTCCGACGTCAAACGCATGCTGGGGCTGAACGAGCGCATCGCCTCGGTCGACACCCCGCTGGGCAAGGATGCGGACAAGCCGCTGGTCGATATGCTGGAGGATGATTCACTCGACGACCTGAGTGACTACATCCAGGATGATGACGTGCATAGGAAGCTCGAGCGCTGGCTGGATAAACTCAACGACAAGCAGCGCGAAGTGGTCGAACGGCGCTTCGGACTGCATGGTTACGAGCATTCAACACTTGAGCGGGTCGCCCACGAGCTTGGTGTCACGCGCGAACGAGTGCGCCAGATTCAGATGGACGCCCTGCGGCGACTGCGCCAGACCCTTGAACGCGAAGGTTTTTCGTCCGAGGCATTCTTTCGCTAG
- the ccoN gene encoding cytochrome-c oxidase, cbb3-type subunit I, with amino-acid sequence MEATADSAAERKYDFDVVRWFTIMAVVYLVFGASVGVYIASELAWPWLNFDNPLISFGRLRPVHTNAVIFAFGGCTLMGTAFYTVQRTCGVPLWSNKLAWYTFWGWNLVIVLAVLTLPFGFTQSKEYAELEWPIDILIAAVWLAFTFNFIMTIAHRKSSHIYVSNWFFLGMMVMIVYLHVVNSLAIPVGLFKSYSLFSGVQDAMIQWWWGHNAVGFYLTAGFLGIMYYFVPKQANRPVYSYRLSVIHFWALMFGYVWLGAHHLQYTALPDWTGSLGAAVSIAMIIPSWGGAVNGMMTLSGAWDKLRTDYVLRFLIIALAFYAMSTFEGPVMALKTVNALSHYTDWTIGHVHSGALGWVAGVSIGAIYHLMTRLWHTRIWSETLINVHFWTATIGTVIYIVAMWVAGIMQGLMWRAYDDYGTLAYTFVESVAAMHPYYAMRAVGGAIFLFGATVMLFNVLMTVWKSASEGSLREARGPLVPVAV; translated from the coding sequence ATGGAAGCAACGGCGGACAGCGCGGCCGAGCGCAAGTACGACTTCGACGTCGTGCGCTGGTTTACCATCATGGCGGTGGTTTATTTGGTCTTTGGCGCATCAGTCGGCGTCTATATCGCCTCAGAACTGGCTTGGCCCTGGCTAAATTTCGACAATCCGCTCATCTCCTTCGGGCGGCTGCGCCCGGTCCATACCAATGCCGTCATCTTTGCCTTCGGCGGCTGTACTCTGATGGGCACGGCCTTCTATACGGTGCAGCGCACCTGCGGCGTACCGCTGTGGAGCAACAAGCTCGCCTGGTATACCTTCTGGGGCTGGAACCTGGTCATCGTTCTGGCGGTGCTGACGTTACCGTTCGGCTTTACCCAGTCCAAGGAATACGCCGAGCTGGAATGGCCAATCGATATCTTGATTGCGGCGGTCTGGCTGGCGTTTACCTTCAATTTCATCATGACCATCGCGCATCGCAAGAGCTCGCACATCTATGTGTCGAACTGGTTCTTCCTCGGCATGATGGTGATGATCGTCTACCTGCATGTGGTCAACAGCCTGGCCATCCCGGTGGGGCTGTTTAAGTCCTACAGCCTGTTCTCCGGCGTGCAGGACGCCATGATCCAATGGTGGTGGGGGCACAATGCGGTCGGCTTTTACCTCACCGCCGGGTTCCTCGGCATCATGTACTACTTCGTGCCCAAACAGGCGAACCGGCCGGTTTACTCCTACCGGCTGTCGGTCATTCACTTCTGGGCGCTGATGTTCGGCTACGTCTGGCTCGGCGCGCACCATCTGCAATACACCGCGCTGCCGGACTGGACTGGCTCGCTGGGGGCGGCCGTATCCATCGCCATGATCATCCCCTCCTGGGGCGGTGCGGTGAATGGCATGATGACGCTCTCGGGTGCCTGGGACAAACTGCGCACCGACTATGTGCTGCGGTTTTTGATCATCGCGCTGGCCTTCTATGCCATGTCGACCTTCGAGGGACCGGTGATGGCGCTCAAGACGGTCAATGCCCTGTCGCACTACACCGACTGGACCATTGGGCATGTGCACTCAGGTGCGCTTGGCTGGGTCGCCGGAGTTTCCATTGGCGCCATTTACCATTTAATGACGCGGCTGTGGCATACCCGGATATGGTCTGAGACGCTGATTAATGTCCATTTTTGGACGGCGACCATCGGCACGGTGATTTACATCGTGGCCATGTGGGTGGCCGGCATTATGCAGGGCCTGATGTGGCGCGCCTACGACGATTACGGCACCCTGGCCTACACCTTTGTCGAGTCAGTCGCGGCCATGCACCCTTACTACGCGATGCGCGCGGTCGGTGGCGCCATCTTCCTGTTCGGCGCCACGGTGATGCTCTTTAATGTGCTGATGACGGTGTGGAAGTCCGCTTCCGAGGGCAGTCTGCGCGAGGCGCGCGGACCCCTGGTTCCAGTGGCGGTCTGA
- the ccoO gene encoding cytochrome-c oxidase, cbb3-type subunit II: MAKTKAAQRGVQDFLERNIWGLLIMTAIVLSVGGIVEIVPLFYLKDTEEANRFPEIVWEEAGKTPIVTVDDNGREVWNWKAGDGIRPYTSLELAGRDIYQREGCYLCHSQQVRPFRDERERYGHYSLASESMFDHPFQWGSKRTGPDLARVGGKYSDQWQRQHLRDPRAVVPESIMPGYPWLDKRMLKGKRQRWRMHGLRAIGVPYADEDIKGAPALMADKTEMDALVAYLQVLGTMANLKPGVDYRE, encoded by the coding sequence ATGGCGAAGACCAAAGCCGCACAGCGCGGAGTGCAGGATTTTCTCGAGCGCAACATCTGGGGCCTGCTGATCATGACAGCCATTGTGCTGTCAGTCGGCGGCATCGTTGAGATCGTGCCGCTGTTTTACCTAAAGGACACCGAGGAGGCCAACCGCTTCCCGGAAATCGTCTGGGAGGAGGCCGGCAAGACGCCCATCGTCACTGTCGATGACAATGGCCGGGAGGTCTGGAACTGGAAAGCCGGTGACGGCATCCGGCCCTACACTTCATTGGAGTTGGCGGGGCGGGATATTTATCAGCGCGAAGGTTGTTATCTGTGCCATTCCCAGCAGGTGCGCCCTTTCCGCGACGAGCGCGAACGCTATGGGCATTATTCCCTGGCGTCTGAATCCATGTTCGATCACCCCTTCCAATGGGGATCGAAGCGCACCGGCCCCGATCTTGCCCGTGTTGGTGGTAAGTACTCGGATCAATGGCAACGGCAGCATTTGCGCGATCCGCGTGCGGTGGTGCCGGAGTCCATCATGCCGGGTTATCCCTGGCTTGATAAACGCATGCTCAAAGGCAAGCGCCAGCGCTGGCGCATGCACGGATTGCGTGCAATCGGCGTGCCTTACGCGGATGAGGACATCAAGGGTGCTCCGGCGCTGATGGCTGACAAAACTGAGATGGACGCCCTAGTCGCCTATCTTCAGGTGCTCGGCACCATGGCCAACCTGAAACCAGGGGTGGATTATCGTGAATAG
- a CDS encoding cbb3-type cytochrome c oxidase subunit 3 has translation MNSLAEYFHTDWQAMTLTDWYGTLLTVAITVLMVVAYFQVFRPKNREALEARKYLPFEEDAVEADPVGADRVDGKDDRSGGGHG, from the coding sequence GTGAATAGCCTGGCTGAGTATTTTCATACCGACTGGCAGGCCATGACGCTGACCGACTGGTACGGCACCTTGCTGACGGTGGCCATCACGGTGCTCATGGTCGTGGCCTATTTCCAGGTATTCCGGCCCAAGAATCGCGAGGCGCTGGAAGCAAGAAAATATCTCCCCTTTGAAGAAGACGCGGTTGAGGCAGACCCAGTCGGGGCAGATCGGGTTGATGGCAAAGACGACCGCAGCGGAGGTGGCCATGGCTGA
- the ccoP gene encoding cytochrome-c oxidase, cbb3-type subunit III, with translation MADENPFPGENNTGHFWDDNLRELRNPPPRWWMNAFWLSIAWWVLYGLLYPMWPTPPWKLDQTEQQHTEGMLAWSSIKEFKEGMAQVEEVRAEYENRIAQMSAEEILADPGLLQYTLASSKVVFGDYCAACHGSGGQGNPGYPVLADNDWLWGGTLGKITETINGGRKGNMIAHQNILSEQEVDTLAQFAVDLSEGREASAEAWGLFKTKGCFGCHGPEANGVIGTLPNGDVISVGAANLTDRLWRFRPGGFESAKHTILYGVNQAGVEQTRDAVMPKFGGDGSAAGRLDENQIKKLAVYVHELGGGQ, from the coding sequence ATGGCTGACGAGAATCCATTCCCCGGCGAGAACAACACCGGCCATTTCTGGGATGATAACCTGCGCGAGCTGCGTAACCCGCCGCCGCGCTGGTGGATGAACGCCTTCTGGCTGTCCATCGCCTGGTGGGTACTCTATGGCCTGCTCTATCCCATGTGGCCGACACCGCCCTGGAAGCTTGACCAGACCGAGCAACAGCACACCGAGGGGATGCTCGCCTGGAGTTCCATCAAGGAGTTCAAAGAGGGCATGGCGCAGGTTGAGGAGGTGCGCGCCGAATATGAGAATCGCATCGCGCAGATGTCGGCCGAGGAAATTCTCGCCGACCCTGGCCTGCTGCAATACACCCTGGCGTCATCCAAGGTAGTCTTTGGCGATTATTGCGCGGCCTGTCATGGCAGTGGCGGTCAGGGCAATCCCGGCTACCCGGTGCTGGCCGATAACGACTGGCTGTGGGGCGGCACGCTCGGCAAGATCACCGAAACCATCAACGGCGGTCGCAAGGGCAACATGATCGCCCATCAGAACATTCTCAGTGAGCAGGAAGTCGACACTCTGGCCCAGTTTGCGGTCGATCTGAGCGAGGGCCGGGAGGCAAGTGCCGAAGCTTGGGGGCTCTTTAAAACCAAAGGCTGCTTCGGCTGCCATGGCCCCGAGGCAAATGGCGTGATCGGCACCCTGCCGAATGGGGATGTCATCAGCGTGGGCGCGGCCAATTTGACCGACCGGTTGTGGCGTTTTCGTCCGGGTGGATTTGAGAGTGCCAAACACACCATCCTCTATGGCGTGAATCAAGCCGGTGTCGAGCAGACGCGCGACGCGGTGATGCCCAAATTCGGCGGTGATGGCAGTGCGGCAGGGCGCCTGGATGAAAACCAAATCAAAAAGCTGGCCGTCTATGTGCACGAACTTGGCGGCGGTCAGTAA
- the ccoG gene encoding cytochrome c oxidase accessory protein CcoG, which produces MPTSDTPTRTQASPQPGTLDDLYAESEHWQVNTGGKTIHAKRLPGRWRRIKWWAASVWLIFFLGPYLRWDGRQAVLFDIPHRQYHLFGATVLPQDFWMLSLLLLFFAILLAVATALAGRVYCGFFCFQTVWTDIFTLIEEWLEGDPRQRRALDRAPLSLHKLRIKSAKHLLWLLIGFATGWSFVAWFYGVFSLWRDFFTGQANGAVYASVALFTVGTYLLAGWLREQVCFWLCPYARIQGVMLDRTTLVPAYDLNRGEPRGRLRKEALGDATGQGDCIDCNQCVAVCPTGIDIRAGQQEGCITCALCLDACDQVMDKISRPRGLIRYASLDELEGRRVRPMLLSVRVWVYLGILVLSVLGIGYGFSTLVSIELNVLHERSPLFVELSDGSIQNKYTLKVLNKSNDDLQAQIAVSSPVPIEVRGIEHSLSMRHGEVTPMMVFIRIERAHLTGESIPIFFTAEASLADGTQATAERESAFFAPGPD; this is translated from the coding sequence ATCCCAACCAGCGATACTCCAACTAGGACGCAGGCCAGTCCGCAACCCGGCACGCTCGATGATCTCTATGCCGAGTCCGAGCACTGGCAGGTCAACACCGGCGGCAAGACCATCCATGCCAAGCGTCTGCCCGGGCGCTGGCGGCGCATTAAGTGGTGGGCCGCATCCGTCTGGCTGATCTTTTTCCTTGGGCCCTATCTGCGCTGGGATGGACGCCAGGCGGTGCTCTTTGATATTCCCCATCGCCAGTATCATTTGTTTGGCGCTACCGTGCTGCCGCAGGACTTCTGGATGCTGTCCCTGCTGCTGCTGTTCTTCGCCATTCTGCTCGCGGTGGCCACGGCGCTGGCCGGGCGGGTTTATTGTGGCTTTTTCTGCTTTCAGACGGTCTGGACGGATATTTTCACCCTGATCGAGGAATGGCTCGAAGGTGATCCACGCCAGCGGCGCGCGCTGGATCGGGCGCCTTTGAGTCTCCACAAGCTGCGCATTAAGAGCGCCAAACATCTGTTGTGGCTGTTGATTGGCTTCGCCACCGGCTGGAGCTTTGTCGCCTGGTTTTATGGTGTTTTTTCACTTTGGCGGGACTTCTTCACCGGCCAGGCCAATGGCGCCGTTTATGCTTCTGTCGCGCTGTTCACCGTCGGTACCTATCTGCTGGCGGGCTGGCTGCGCGAACAGGTTTGTTTCTGGCTCTGTCCCTATGCGCGTATTCAGGGGGTAATGCTTGATCGCACCACCCTGGTGCCGGCCTATGACCTCAACCGTGGCGAGCCGCGCGGGCGGCTGCGCAAAGAGGCTTTAGGCGATGCGACCGGGCAGGGTGACTGTATCGATTGCAATCAATGCGTCGCCGTTTGCCCGACCGGCATCGACATCCGCGCCGGTCAGCAGGAGGGCTGCATTACTTGCGCGCTCTGCCTCGATGCCTGCGATCAAGTGATGGATAAAATCAGCCGCCCGCGCGGTCTGATTCGCTACGCCTCGCTCGATGAACTCGAAGGCCGACGGGTCAGACCCATGCTGCTGAGCGTGCGGGTCTGGGTTTATCTGGGAATTCTGGTGCTCTCGGTGCTGGGCATCGGCTATGGTTTTTCGACCCTGGTCAGCATTGAATTGAACGTGCTGCACGAACGCTCGCCGCTGTTCGTGGAGTTAAGCGATGGCTCCATTCAGAACAAATACACGCTGAAGGTGCTGAATAAATCCAATGATGATCTTCAGGCGCAGATTGCCGTCAGCAGCCCGGTACCGATTGAAGTCAGGGGAATCGAGCATAGCCTGAGCATGCGCCATGGGGAGGTGACGCCCATGATGGTCTTTATCCGCATCGAGCGCGCGCATCTGACCGGCGAGAGTATTCCCATCTTTTTTACCGCCGAGGCCAGCCTGGCGGATGGGACTCAGGCCACGGCAGAACGGGAGAGTGCGTTTTTCGCGCCCGGCCCTGATTGA
- a CDS encoding FixH family protein, producing the protein MTRTPVSASHVPPAEAPLSATQSAWQSPWVRAWIALIVVVLAVNILMVTLAVVTSPGLVVDDYYERGRAMEESIRSRAAANKDHMLEADIPPDLRAGQPKNLRFFVVDKVGQPVTPDAVRLFAYRPSDAGQDFSLPMLVEAPGRYGAEVSFPLPGLWDMLIEVTEGEASYRLDKRLYVNP; encoded by the coding sequence ATGACAAGGACACCAGTAAGCGCCTCGCATGTGCCGCCCGCCGAAGCGCCCCTGTCCGCGACGCAATCTGCCTGGCAAAGCCCCTGGGTGCGTGCTTGGATCGCGCTGATTGTCGTGGTGCTGGCGGTCAATATCCTGATGGTGACTCTGGCTGTTGTCACCAGCCCGGGTCTGGTGGTGGATGACTACTACGAACGTGGCCGCGCGATGGAAGAGAGCATTCGTTCGCGCGCTGCTGCCAACAAAGACCACATGCTGGAGGCAGATATTCCACCGGACCTCAGGGCCGGGCAGCCAAAAAACCTGCGTTTTTTTGTTGTGGACAAGGTCGGGCAGCCGGTGACGCCAGATGCGGTGCGCCTCTTTGCCTATCGACCCTCGGATGCCGGGCAGGATTTTTCACTGCCCATGTTGGTGGAAGCGCCGGGGCGCTATGGTGCCGAGGTCAGCTTCCCGCTGCCGGGCCTGTGGGACATGCTAATCGAGGTCACCGAAGGCGAGGCCAGCTACCGACTTGATAAACGCCTCTACGTGAATCCATGA